A single genomic interval of Desulfobacterales bacterium harbors:
- a CDS encoding FHA domain-containing protein, translated as MSVLGLELSDAGILVAGGDPPGLLKLDGNSVESPGFALPEKKRLVVGIAAERKAHQYPRQILNHFWDQLNTEPLEQHIPFAHNHAEIAFEHLAHIFQNVKPHGSEMIIAVPGFYTHKHLGLILGITKELAIPVKGFVPLAVAAVPNQLPQGLLLHLDLHLQRFELTYLQRKDQISREESLSVEGSGLSALFRRWVDAIAEEFVRHTRFDPLHQATTEQELYDRLPGILTQLNQKPSVHFEMTGGSKVYHITLTTELFSEVAAPIFDKIRSLIDRFCDRYGKHAPASVLLITDRLARIPGIHNVLTGSHHRNVITLPAGAGALGALWFLDALRDQRHESSAPFLITRPLPHEQQISVEAPRQPAERQQRPTHILYRDIAYPIAQKPLPIGLETPPDGYGIKIRGQIAGVSRKHCSVQRSGNTVVLNDHSTYGTYVNEKPVAGKKNLELGEVIRVGTPGENLRLIACLDGETDET; from the coding sequence ATGAGCGTATTAGGATTAGAGTTGAGCGATGCCGGTATTCTGGTCGCCGGAGGCGATCCACCCGGACTGCTAAAACTCGATGGTAACAGCGTTGAAAGCCCCGGGTTTGCTCTACCAGAAAAAAAAAGGTTGGTCGTCGGCATAGCAGCTGAAAGAAAAGCACACCAATATCCCCGTCAGATTCTCAATCATTTCTGGGACCAATTAAATACCGAACCCCTGGAGCAGCACATTCCATTTGCACACAACCACGCTGAAATTGCCTTCGAGCATCTTGCCCATATCTTTCAGAACGTCAAACCGCACGGATCCGAAATGATTATAGCCGTGCCGGGGTTTTATACACACAAACATTTGGGATTGATTTTGGGGATTACGAAAGAATTGGCCATCCCTGTAAAGGGTTTTGTTCCGCTCGCTGTCGCCGCAGTTCCGAATCAGCTGCCACAGGGGTTGTTGCTGCACCTGGACCTGCATTTACAGAGATTTGAACTCACCTATCTTCAGCGCAAAGACCAAATAAGCCGTGAGGAATCACTGTCCGTTGAAGGCAGCGGTCTGAGTGCCCTATTCCGAAGATGGGTGGATGCCATCGCAGAAGAATTTGTCCGCCATACCCGTTTCGATCCCCTGCATCAGGCCACCACCGAGCAAGAGTTATACGACCGCTTACCTGGAATTCTCACGCAGCTCAACCAAAAGCCCTCAGTTCATTTTGAAATGACAGGCGGTTCCAAGGTATATCACATAACACTGACAACAGAGTTGTTTTCAGAAGTCGCAGCACCTATTTTCGATAAAATCCGCAGCCTGATAGATCGGTTCTGCGATCGCTATGGTAAACATGCCCCGGCAAGCGTTTTGTTGATCACCGATCGACTTGCTCGTATACCAGGAATCCACAATGTGTTGACCGGCAGTCATCATCGCAACGTTATCACGTTGCCCGCCGGGGCGGGTGCTCTGGGAGCCCTATGGTTTTTGGATGCCCTGCGCGATCAACGACATGAGAGCAGCGCTCCGTTTCTGATCACCCGGCCCTTGCCGCATGAGCAGCAAATTTCGGTTGAGGCGCCCCGTCAACCGGCTGAAAGGCAACAGCGGCCCACGCATATCCTTTATCGCGACATCGCCTATCCGATTGCGCAGAAACCGCTGCCAATTGGCTTAGAAACACCTCCAGACGGGTATGGCATTAAAATCCGCGGTCAAATTGCCGGCGTGTCTCGTAAACACTGTTCGGTTCAACGGAGTGGTAATACCGTTGTTTTAAATGACCACAGCACCTACGGTACTTACGTAAACGAAAAACCGGTGGCTGGAAAAAAGAACTTGGAGCTTGGCGAGGTGATTCGTGTCGGCACACCGGGCGAAAATCTTAGATTAATTGCATGTTTGGATGGCGAAACCGATGAAACGTAG
- a CDS encoding PilZ domain-containing protein: MMPAVKILAERRQQKRFKAAEGAFAALVDQESRLGQIKDISIRGLSFRYIDGDEKLESAKELKIILGRAGLYLDRVPFKKISDFEIKSEFSFSSVKMRQIGLKFGKLTSEQRLKLDRFIEYHTIGET, from the coding sequence ATGATGCCAGCAGTTAAGATCTTAGCGGAGCGGCGACAGCAAAAACGGTTCAAAGCTGCGGAAGGTGCATTTGCGGCCCTGGTTGATCAGGAAAGCCGATTGGGTCAGATTAAAGATATCAGTATCCGGGGCCTTTCGTTCCGGTATATCGACGGCGATGAGAAGCTTGAAAGTGCGAAAGAGCTAAAGATCATTTTGGGTCGTGCGGGGCTTTATCTGGATAGAGTGCCCTTTAAAAAAATATCTGATTTTGAAATCAAGAGTGAATTCAGTTTCAGTAGCGTCAAAATGCGGCAAATCGGATTGAAGTTTGGAAAATTAACATCTGAACAACGCCTGAAATTGGATCGCTTCATTGAATATCATACTATCGGTGAAACTTAA
- the sat gene encoding sulfate adenylyltransferase: MANLIPPHGGKGLTCCLLEGAELEAEKKKAEGLKKISVSPREKGDLIMMGIGGFSPLTGFMTKADWKGVCDNFLMADGTFWPIPVTLSASKEDAESISEGDEIALYDAEGDEIMATMTVTEKYEMTEADKKFECEKVYMGEGTATAEEFWKIAKDDHPGVQMVMEQKDVNLAGPVKVLTEAEYPTKYAGVYMRPEESRKMFEERGWSEVAALQLRNPMHRSHEYLCKIAVEVCDGVYIHSLVGNLKPGDIPAEVRVKCIDTLVKNYFVEDKVVQGGYPLDMRYAGPREGLLHATFRQNYGCSRMIIGRDHAGVGDFYGMFEAQTIFDKIPTPEEEGKALLCTPLKIDWTFYCYKCDGMASLRTCPHDKEDRVLLSGTMLRKMLSDGEALPDHFGRDEVVEILRGYYEGLTDKVEIKLHGAATGD, translated from the coding sequence ATGGCTAATTTAATTCCACCTCATGGCGGAAAAGGACTGACCTGTTGCCTGCTCGAGGGCGCTGAGCTGGAAGCTGAAAAGAAAAAGGCTGAGGGCCTTAAGAAGATTTCGGTTTCACCGCGTGAAAAGGGCGATTTGATCATGATGGGTATCGGCGGATTCAGCCCGCTGACCGGCTTTATGACCAAAGCGGATTGGAAAGGCGTATGTGATAACTTTCTGATGGCTGATGGGACGTTTTGGCCCATCCCGGTGACCTTATCGGCGTCAAAAGAGGATGCCGAAAGCATCAGTGAGGGTGATGAGATTGCCCTGTATGACGCCGAAGGCGATGAAATCATGGCCACTATGACGGTCACCGAAAAATATGAAATGACCGAGGCGGATAAAAAGTTTGAGTGTGAAAAAGTGTATATGGGTGAAGGCACTGCCACAGCTGAAGAGTTTTGGAAAATTGCCAAAGACGATCACCCGGGTGTTCAGATGGTTATGGAGCAGAAAGATGTCAACCTTGCCGGACCGGTCAAGGTGCTCACTGAAGCCGAGTATCCCACCAAATATGCCGGTGTCTATATGCGGCCGGAAGAATCCCGCAAAATGTTTGAAGAACGCGGTTGGAGTGAAGTGGCTGCATTACAGCTGAGAAACCCCATGCATCGTTCCCATGAGTATCTGTGCAAAATCGCCGTTGAGGTTTGCGATGGTGTTTATATCCACTCGCTGGTCGGAAATCTGAAACCGGGTGACATCCCGGCTGAAGTCCGCGTTAAATGCATCGATACCCTGGTTAAAAATTATTTTGTTGAAGATAAAGTCGTCCAGGGTGGCTATCCGCTGGATATGCGTTACGCCGGCCCCAGAGAAGGTCTGCTGCACGCGACTTTCCGGCAAAATTATGGGTGCTCCCGCATGATCATCGGCCGCGACCATGCCGGTGTGGGTGATTTCTACGGTATGTTCGAAGCCCAGACCATTTTTGACAAAATCCCGACTCCGGAAGAAGAAGGCAAAGCGCTGCTTTGCACACCGTTGAAAATCGACTGGACCTTTTACTGCTACAAATGCGACGGCATGGCATCATTGCGAACCTGCCCGCATGATAAAGAAGACCGCGTCCTGCTCAGCGGGACCATGCTCAGAAAGATGCTTTCCGATGGCGAAGCATTGCCGGATCACTTTGGGCGTGACGAAGTCGTTGAAATTCTGCGTGGATACTACGAAGGCCTGACCGACAAAGTTGAGATCAAGCTGCACGGAGCTGCTACCGGAGATTGA
- the qmoC gene encoding quinone-interacting membrane-bound oxidoreductase complex subunit QmoC — MAEPYVIEPDLEFIKEVGALGGEDLKKCYQCATCSVACAISPDNKPFPRKEMIAASWGLKDKLVGNSDIWLCHNCGDCSTRCPREAKPADVLAAVRSYAIEEYAQPKILAKALKDPKKLPILLAIPALLFLVVGTITGLLDFTPDMSEGIKHWKFFSTWLVDMTMLPAAIFAVAVFALGLKRFLGDLHQNALVEGKTNKETIEVRGFIESLIKVIPTILFHRKFSDCTENRNREIAHFLTLWGFIGLFIVTNIFFVVMYGSYLLPSGPLHGPWSQMNPVKWLANISGIALIVGTSLLIKNRLAKKDQVSKYFDWYLVYLAFGLGVTGMGAQLTRLADWAFISFATYFVHLILVWALFAYLPFSKLAHLVYRTVAMAYNEYAGRNF; from the coding sequence ATGGCTGAACCTTATGTTATCGAGCCTGATTTGGAATTTATTAAAGAAGTTGGCGCCTTGGGGGGCGAAGACCTCAAAAAATGCTATCAATGCGCAACCTGTTCGGTGGCCTGCGCCATCTCGCCGGATAACAAACCGTTTCCCCGCAAAGAAATGATAGCCGCTTCGTGGGGCTTAAAAGACAAGCTGGTGGGCAATTCAGATATCTGGTTGTGCCACAACTGTGGCGATTGTTCTACCCGTTGTCCGCGTGAGGCCAAGCCGGCGGATGTTCTGGCTGCGGTGCGATCCTATGCGATCGAGGAGTATGCGCAACCGAAAATACTTGCCAAAGCCTTGAAAGATCCCAAGAAACTGCCGATCCTGCTGGCCATTCCCGCACTTTTATTCCTGGTTGTGGGTACCATCACCGGGTTGTTGGATTTCACACCGGATATGAGCGAAGGCATCAAACATTGGAAATTTTTCTCAACCTGGCTGGTGGACATGACAATGCTGCCGGCAGCCATTTTTGCCGTGGCGGTTTTTGCATTGGGTCTCAAACGGTTTTTGGGTGATTTGCATCAAAATGCGCTGGTTGAAGGTAAAACCAATAAAGAAACCATCGAGGTTCGCGGATTTATCGAATCGTTGATCAAGGTTATTCCGACCATTCTGTTCCATCGCAAATTTTCGGACTGTACTGAAAATAGGAATCGCGAAATTGCTCACTTTCTGACATTATGGGGTTTTATCGGGCTGTTTATCGTGACCAATATTTTCTTTGTCGTCATGTATGGGTCCTATTTGCTTCCCAGCGGCCCGCTGCATGGCCCCTGGTCCCAGATGAATCCGGTCAAATGGCTGGCAAACATCAGCGGTATCGCCCTGATTGTCGGAACCAGCTTGCTGATCAAAAATCGCCTTGCCAAAAAAGATCAGGTTTCCAAATATTTTGATTGGTATCTGGTTTACCTTGCCTTTGGGCTGGGTGTCACCGGCATGGGCGCCCAACTGACCCGGCTGGCCGACTGGGCCTTTATTTCCTTTGCCACTTATTTTGTGCATCTGATTTTGGTGTGGGCCCTGTTTGCCTATCTGCCGTTTTCAAAGCTGGCCCATCTGGTTTACCGGACGGTGGCGATGGCGTATAATGAATACGCTGGAAGAAACTTCTAA
- a CDS encoding FAD-dependent oxidoreductase encodes MDKKYGVYICEGCGIGDAIDIEKLGDVAKEEGLAVKTCPILCGQTGVELLKKDIADEGVNTLVIAACSRRVLYDVFRFDGCIVDRVNLREGVVWTHPRSKYPAPTEEQKDDENFVDHVQLLAEDYLKMGMARVEKIELPEPYLLEALNKKILVIGGGITGISAAIDAAKIGYEVTIVEKEASLGGNANRWRKQLPGAYPYENLIPPAIESKIEELGQYANITVKTETVVGRIAGEPGDFLVTLKKPGDRTEFDVPFPLPDEMKVDEKGQELDAEKMHEAFMEYNKGKQDILQLDPNGEKFGAVILAAGWRPYEPEDDEFAHLGYGQMADVVTNHQFEEIAAAGKIVRPSDGKEAKSVVFIQSPGQGDDKDFGYAGAVTSLVALKQAKYLREDYEDAKSYVFYQHMRAVGLTENFYKNIQQDPGIFLTKGEVTSVSQNGGGLIVEADNTLLGEKVQVKADIVVLGTGMVPVTADDPVINLAYRQGPGFRDNALFDEYADSNFICFPYETQRTGIYAAGAIRRSMTTEEAVEDASGAALKAIQCLESVNRGVSVHPRSGDMTFPDFFFQRCTQCKRCTEECPFGAIDDDEKGTPKPNPARCRRCGTCMGCCPERIINFSDYSIDSIGSMVKAIGVPSEDDYEEPPLRILGLICENDAYPALDIAALNRLSYSADVRFIPVRCLGSVNVIWIKDALAQGMDGVFLLGCKHGDDYQCHFVKGSELAEIRMKKIGDALSSLALEEERVAQFQVAIDEYDKLPQIIDDFVASVEEMGPNPFKGF; translated from the coding sequence ATGGATAAAAAATACGGTGTATATATCTGCGAAGGTTGTGGGATCGGAGACGCCATCGATATTGAAAAGCTGGGCGATGTCGCCAAGGAGGAAGGTCTCGCGGTTAAAACCTGCCCGATATTATGCGGTCAGACCGGGGTTGAACTCCTTAAAAAGGATATTGCCGATGAAGGCGTCAACACGCTGGTCATTGCCGCCTGTTCCCGTCGGGTGCTGTACGATGTTTTCCGTTTTGACGGCTGCATCGTGGATCGGGTCAACCTCAGAGAAGGGGTGGTTTGGACCCATCCGCGATCGAAATATCCGGCTCCCACCGAAGAACAAAAAGACGATGAAAATTTCGTCGATCACGTTCAACTGTTGGCTGAAGACTATTTAAAGATGGGTATGGCGCGGGTTGAAAAAATAGAGCTGCCTGAGCCTTATCTGCTGGAGGCGCTGAATAAAAAGATCCTGGTGATCGGCGGTGGTATAACGGGCATCTCCGCGGCTATCGATGCCGCCAAAATCGGGTATGAGGTCACTATCGTTGAGAAAGAAGCGTCTTTAGGTGGCAATGCCAACCGTTGGCGAAAACAGCTACCCGGCGCATATCCCTATGAGAATTTGATCCCACCGGCGATCGAATCAAAAATCGAGGAACTGGGCCAGTATGCCAACATCACCGTCAAAACCGAGACCGTGGTCGGCCGCATCGCCGGGGAACCGGGTGATTTTTTAGTAACCCTTAAAAAGCCAGGTGATAGGACCGAATTCGACGTTCCGTTCCCCCTGCCGGATGAGATGAAGGTCGATGAGAAGGGCCAGGAACTGGATGCCGAAAAAATGCACGAAGCCTTTATGGAATACAACAAGGGCAAGCAGGACATTTTGCAGCTGGATCCCAATGGCGAAAAATTCGGAGCTGTCATTCTGGCGGCCGGCTGGCGCCCGTATGAACCGGAAGATGATGAATTTGCCCATCTGGGCTATGGCCAGATGGCCGATGTGGTCACCAACCACCAGTTTGAAGAGATTGCCGCTGCCGGTAAAATTGTGCGGCCGTCAGACGGCAAAGAGGCCAAATCCGTTGTATTCATTCAGAGCCCCGGTCAGGGAGACGACAAAGACTTTGGTTATGCCGGTGCGGTGACCAGCCTGGTGGCGCTCAAACAGGCCAAGTATCTGCGCGAAGATTATGAAGACGCCAAATCCTATGTCTTTTACCAGCATATGCGTGCCGTGGGTTTGACGGAAAACTTTTACAAAAACATTCAGCAGGATCCGGGAATCTTTTTAACCAAAGGAGAGGTCACCAGCGTTTCGCAAAACGGTGGCGGTCTCATTGTTGAAGCCGACAATACCCTGCTGGGTGAAAAGGTTCAGGTCAAAGCCGATATAGTGGTGCTGGGAACCGGTATGGTTCCGGTAACCGCCGATGACCCGGTGATCAATCTGGCTTACCGCCAGGGACCCGGATTTCGTGATAACGCACTCTTTGACGAGTATGCGGATTCCAATTTTATCTGTTTCCCTTACGAAACGCAGCGAACCGGTATTTACGCCGCCGGGGCCATTCGGCGCAGTATGACCACCGAAGAAGCCGTAGAGGATGCCAGCGGAGCGGCCTTGAAAGCGATTCAATGTCTGGAATCGGTCAACCGCGGTGTTTCGGTTCATCCGCGATCAGGCGATATGACCTTTCCCGACTTTTTCTTTCAGCGCTGCACCCAGTGCAAACGCTGCACTGAAGAATGTCCCTTCGGCGCCATCGATGACGATGAAAAGGGAACGCCCAAGCCGAATCCGGCACGCTGCCGTCGCTGCGGCACCTGTATGGGCTGCTGCCCGGAGCGCATTATCAACTTTTCCGATTACAGCATTGACAGCATCGGATCGATGGTCAAAGCTATTGGCGTGCCATCTGAAGACGATTATGAGGAGCCGCCGTTGCGTATCCTCGGGCTAATCTGTGAAAATGATGCTTACCCGGCCCTGGATATTGCGGCGCTCAACCGGCTCTCATATTCAGCCGATGTGCGCTTCATACCGGTACGGTGTCTGGGATCGGTTAATGTGATCTGGATTAAGGACGCGCTGGCCCAGGGTATGGACGGTGTGTTTCTGCTGGGCTGCAAACACGGTGACGACTACCAGTGTCATTTCGTCAAGGGCAGTGAGTTGGCCGAAATCCGCATGAAGAAAATCGGCGATGCCCTGTCGAGCCTGGCGCTTGAAGAAGAACGCGTGGCCCAATTCCAGGTGGCCATCGATGAATATGACAAGCTTCCGCAGATCATTGATGATTTTGTGGCCTCTGTTGAGGAAATGGGTCCGAACCCCTTTAAGGGATTCTAA
- a CDS encoding CoB--CoM heterodisulfide reductase iron-sulfur subunit A family protein, giving the protein MTDEKAAPASGSILVVGGGISGLTTAIEAAEVGYEVFLVEKNPYLGGRVAQLNQYFPKLCPPTCGLEINYRRIKDNPRIKVLTLAEVESVSGDAGNYEVAVKVNPRYVNENCTCCNACTEACQAEIDSEYDFGMQKIKGAYLPFEMAFPARYVVAPEIIGTSDAARVQEACKYDAIDLEMEAKTLNLNVGAIVWSTGWQPYDAAQIDNLGFGEYPNIVTNMMMERLAAPNGPTQGKILRPSDNKEPKSVAFVQCAGSRDENHLPYCSYICCMASLKQATYVRERYPDAKIYIFYIDLRTPGYRYERFYESIKEDENIFLIKGKVAEVSADAGNQNVTVVAENAVTGEKVHQEVEMVVLATGMQPTVAAGKLPADLIYNDDGFIVNDFEKGGMFAAGCANKPADVVSSNQNATGMALKAIQTLVSR; this is encoded by the coding sequence ATGACTGACGAAAAAGCAGCTCCGGCAAGCGGAAGCATATTAGTCGTTGGCGGCGGTATCAGCGGTCTGACCACGGCAATTGAAGCTGCCGAAGTGGGGTATGAGGTGTTCCTGGTCGAGAAAAATCCGTATCTGGGAGGAAGGGTCGCACAGCTGAATCAATATTTTCCCAAGTTGTGCCCGCCCACCTGCGGCCTGGAAATTAATTACAGACGGATTAAAGATAATCCCCGAATCAAGGTTTTGACGTTGGCGGAAGTCGAATCGGTTTCCGGCGATGCGGGCAATTATGAAGTGGCCGTCAAAGTCAATCCCCGGTATGTAAATGAGAACTGTACCTGCTGTAATGCCTGTACCGAAGCCTGTCAGGCGGAAATCGACAGCGAATACGATTTCGGGATGCAAAAGATTAAAGGCGCATATTTGCCGTTTGAGATGGCCTTTCCGGCCCGGTATGTGGTGGCGCCGGAGATCATCGGCACCTCCGATGCCGCCCGGGTTCAGGAAGCCTGCAAGTATGATGCGATCGATCTTGAAATGGAAGCCAAAACCCTGAATTTGAACGTCGGCGCCATTGTGTGGTCCACCGGCTGGCAGCCTTATGATGCCGCCCAGATCGACAATCTGGGTTTCGGCGAATATCCGAACATCGTCACCAATATGATGATGGAAAGGCTGGCCGCGCCTAACGGGCCCACCCAGGGCAAAATTCTGCGCCCCTCGGACAACAAAGAGCCCAAAAGTGTTGCCTTTGTCCAGTGCGCGGGCTCCCGGGATGAAAATCATCTGCCTTACTGTTCCTATATTTGCTGCATGGCATCTTTAAAGCAGGCCACCTATGTGCGCGAGCGCTATCCGGATGCCAAGATATACATTTTCTATATCGATTTGCGGACCCCGGGTTATCGTTATGAACGCTTTTATGAATCGATTAAGGAGGATGAAAACATCTTTTTGATCAAGGGCAAAGTGGCCGAGGTCAGTGCGGACGCGGGTAACCAAAATGTAACCGTAGTGGCCGAAAATGCGGTAACTGGTGAAAAAGTCCATCAGGAAGTGGAGATGGTCGTTCTGGCCACCGGAATGCAGCCGACAGTGGCCGCTGGCAAACTTCCGGCTGATTTAATCTACAATGATGATGGATTTATCGTCAATGATTTCGAAAAGGGCGGTATGTTTGCAGCTGGCTGCGCCAATAAACCGGCTGACGTGGTTTCATCCAACCAAAATGCTACCGGAATGGCCCTTAAGGCGATTCAAACCCTGGTGAGCAGATAG
- the aprA gene encoding adenylyl-sulfate reductase subunit alpha, with translation MALPNKPLGELKAVRDPEVEEREVDILIVGGGMAACGSAFEAKKWMSDDQSVLLVDKAALERSGAVAQGLSAINTYIGENTPDDYVRMVRNDLMGIVREDLIFDLGCHVDDSVHLFEEWGLPIWKKTEDGKNLDGKKGQKLGTLKAGATPVRTGKWQIMINGESYKRIVAEAAKLAIGEENILERVFIVELLLDANKENQIAGAVGFSVRENKVFIIKCKTMMVACGGAVNIYQPRSVGEGKGRAWYPVWNSGSTYTLCMKVGAELSMMENRFTPARFKDGYGPVGAWFLLFKAKTLNGLGEAFAGSDAAKAELEKYAPYGTAAITPTCLRNHLMLFEMKEGRGPIIMDTVTALAELGKTMDKKELKHLESEAWEDFLDMTCGQANLWCATNTEPEKKNSEVMPTEPYLLGSHSGCCGLWTSGPDFDWVPDAYKIKAANGKVYNRMTTVDGLFTAGDGVGCSGHKFSSGSHAEGRMAVKEMVRYAKDHADYSPAISQSADELVDIVYKPVRHYLDNCAYTTDDDINPEYIKPNGMMYRMMKATHEYGAGTSTYYQTTSKNLEIVMDLLATMREDNEKLAAGDLHELMRAWEIQHRIWTVESHLRHIQFRKETRYPGFYYQADYPGQDDENWFCFVNSKFDPKEQKWDVFKKDYVKIIPDA, from the coding sequence ATGGCATTACCGAATAAACCATTGGGGGAACTCAAAGCTGTAAGGGACCCTGAAGTTGAGGAGCGTGAAGTTGATATTTTGATCGTCGGTGGCGGTATGGCTGCCTGCGGCTCTGCTTTTGAAGCTAAAAAATGGATGTCTGATGACCAGAGCGTTCTGCTGGTGGATAAAGCGGCTTTGGAAAGAAGCGGCGCCGTTGCCCAGGGCCTTTCGGCCATCAACACCTATATCGGCGAAAACACGCCTGATGATTATGTGCGCATGGTCCGCAACGACCTGATGGGCATCGTGCGCGAAGACCTGATATTTGATCTGGGCTGCCACGTGGATGACTCCGTGCATCTGTTTGAAGAGTGGGGCCTGCCGATCTGGAAAAAAACCGAAGACGGCAAAAACCTGGATGGTAAAAAAGGCCAGAAATTGGGCACCCTGAAAGCGGGCGCCACGCCGGTGCGTACGGGCAAATGGCAGATCATGATCAACGGCGAATCTTACAAACGCATCGTGGCCGAAGCAGCCAAGCTGGCCATTGGTGAAGAAAATATTCTGGAAAGGGTCTTCATCGTTGAGTTGCTGCTGGATGCCAACAAAGAAAATCAAATCGCCGGTGCGGTGGGTTTCTCCGTGCGCGAAAACAAAGTCTTCATCATCAAATGCAAGACGATGATGGTAGCCTGCGGCGGGGCTGTCAATATTTATCAGCCGCGCTCAGTGGGTGAAGGAAAGGGCCGCGCCTGGTATCCGGTCTGGAATTCCGGTTCCACCTACACCCTGTGCATGAAAGTCGGCGCCGAGCTGTCCATGATGGAAAACCGTTTCACCCCGGCCCGTTTTAAAGACGGTTACGGCCCGGTGGGGGCCTGGTTCCTGCTGTTCAAGGCCAAAACCCTCAACGGTCTGGGCGAAGCCTTTGCCGGCAGCGATGCCGCCAAAGCCGAGCTGGAAAAATATGCGCCTTATGGAACCGCAGCCATTACACCGACCTGTCTGCGAAACCACCTGATGCTTTTTGAGATGAAAGAGGGCCGCGGGCCCATTATCATGGATACCGTTACCGCTCTGGCCGAGCTCGGCAAGACCATGGACAAAAAAGAGCTCAAGCATCTTGAATCCGAAGCCTGGGAAGATTTCTTGGATATGACTTGCGGGCAGGCCAATCTGTGGTGCGCCACCAATACCGAGCCTGAAAAGAAAAATTCTGAAGTTATGCCCACCGAGCCTTATCTGCTCGGATCCCACTCCGGTTGCTGCGGTCTGTGGACCTCCGGCCCGGATTTTGACTGGGTACCGGATGCATACAAGATCAAAGCTGCCAATGGTAAGGTTTACAACCGTATGACCACAGTAGATGGCCTGTTCACCGCCGGTGACGGCGTGGGCTGCTCCGGTCATAAATTCTCCTCCGGTTCCCATGCCGAAGGTCGAATGGCTGTCAAAGAAATGGTCCGCTATGCCAAAGACCACGCCGATTATTCCCCGGCCATCAGCCAGTCAGCTGACGAGCTGGTCGACATTGTCTACAAACCCGTACGCCATTATCTGGATAATTGTGCCTACACCACCGACGATGACATCAATCCCGAATACATCAAACCCAACGGCATGATGTATCGTATGATGAAGGCCACCCACGAGTATGGTGCCGGAACCTCCACTTACTACCAGACGACCTCCAAGAACCTTGAGATCGTCATGGATCTGCTGGCCACCATGCGGGAAGATAACGAAAAACTGGCTGCCGGTGATCTGCATGAACTGATGAGAGCCTGGGAGATTCAGCACCGCATCTGGACGGTTGAATCGCACCTGCGTCACATTCAGTTCCGTAAAGAGACCCGTTATCCGGGCTTTTACTATCAAGCCGATTATCCGGGCCAGGATGACGAAAATTGGTTCTGCTTTGTCAATTCCAAGTTTGATCCCAAAGAGCAGAAATGGGATGTCTTCAAGAAAGATTATGTCAAGATCATTCCGGATGCCTAA
- the aprB gene encoding adenylyl-sulfate reductase subunit beta, which produces MPSYVIDEKCDGCKGGDKTACMYICPNDLMVLEPNEMKAYNQEPDQCWECFSCVKICPTQAIEVRGYADFVPLGSSVMPMLGTEDVMWTCKFRNGTIKRFKFPIRTTPEGQANAYAELKGKDLESGLLSTEEADGYTLPTPQATV; this is translated from the coding sequence ATGCCAAGTTATGTAATAGACGAAAAATGTGATGGATGCAAAGGCGGGGACAAAACTGCCTGCATGTACATTTGTCCGAATGACCTGATGGTTCTTGAACCCAACGAGATGAAGGCTTATAACCAGGAGCCGGATCAGTGCTGGGAATGCTTCTCATGCGTCAAGATCTGCCCCACCCAGGCAATTGAAGTCAGAGGCTATGCCGACTTTGTTCCCCTGGGAAGCAGTGTTATGCCGATGCTGGGAACCGAAGATGTTATGTGGACCTGCAAGTTCCGTAACGGAACCATCAAACGCTTTAAGTTCCCCATCCGGACCACTCCCGAAGGACAGGCCAATGCGTATGCAGAGCTGAAAGGCAAGGATCTGGAAAGCGGCTTGCTGTCAACCGAAGAAGCCGACGGCTATACCCTTCCGACGCCACAAGCAACTGTCTAA